Proteins encoded within one genomic window of Lysinibacillus sphaericus:
- a CDS encoding 50S ribosomal protein L25/general stress protein Ctc yields MSTILNATTRHKGQRSTLTKLRQSGAIPGIVYGYQMEPTSISLDARMFAKVLSEIGSKSVFQLDVEGKKINAVLNEVQRCALKGHVKHVDFKSINMSEELEVDIPVSVVGEAIGVKDGGFLLQPNRDIRIKVQPSEIPETIEIDVTNVAIGTSLYVGDIRQNFHFEILNEDDYTLVTITPPPAENEQEETVDGTPEVIEATGQNTAEPRE; encoded by the coding sequence ATGAGTACCATTTTAAATGCTACAACCCGTCATAAAGGACAACGTTCAACACTAACTAAACTAAGACAAAGTGGTGCCATTCCTGGCATTGTTTACGGCTATCAAATGGAGCCGACGTCGATTTCACTTGACGCAAGAATGTTTGCGAAAGTGTTAAGTGAAATCGGTAGTAAAAGTGTCTTTCAATTAGATGTGGAAGGCAAGAAAATAAATGCCGTGTTAAATGAAGTTCAACGCTGTGCATTAAAAGGTCATGTGAAGCATGTTGACTTTAAATCAATCAATATGTCAGAGGAGCTAGAAGTCGATATTCCTGTTTCCGTTGTAGGGGAAGCGATAGGTGTAAAAGATGGTGGTTTCCTGTTACAACCAAATCGTGATATACGCATTAAAGTACAGCCATCGGAAATACCAGAAACGATAGAAATCGATGTAACCAATGTTGCTATTGGGACTTCGCTGTATGTGGGGGATATTCGTCAAAACTTCCATTTTGAAATTCTCAATGAAGATGACTATACATTAGTGACCATTACACCACCACCAGCAGAAAATGAGCAAGAGGAAACAGTAGATGGTACGCCTGAGGTAATAGAAGCAACGGGACAAAATACAGCTGAGCCGAGGGAATAA
- a CDS encoding YczE/YyaS/YitT family protein gives MKQAFFTRCLFFIVGIIVLSFGVTLTIKGQLFGVGSWDVLHIGLAKTFGLTIGTWSILIGLAILAFDMLVTKKFPLPGTFVDMFLAGIFIDIFNFWLPDIEGFWMQLFAYLTGLLLLGWGCGMYMVANLGIGPRDTLMLLMVHKLGWSVTRARTLMEVTVAIIGFFLGGPIGVGTVLMAFGLGPIVQVALAYNEKLFTKWTGVKSAII, from the coding sequence ATGAAACAAGCTTTTTTTACACGATGTCTGTTTTTCATCGTTGGCATTATCGTATTATCATTTGGCGTCACGTTAACGATTAAAGGGCAATTGTTTGGCGTTGGTTCATGGGATGTCTTACATATAGGTCTAGCCAAAACGTTTGGTCTAACGATTGGCACTTGGTCCATCCTCATTGGCTTAGCCATTTTAGCTTTTGATATGTTAGTGACGAAGAAGTTTCCTTTGCCAGGTACATTTGTAGATATGTTTTTAGCTGGTATTTTTATTGATATCTTCAACTTCTGGCTTCCTGATATTGAGGGTTTTTGGATGCAATTATTTGCTTACCTCACTGGATTGCTATTACTTGGCTGGGGCTGTGGTATGTATATGGTAGCTAATTTAGGAATTGGCCCACGAGATACATTAATGCTTTTGATGGTTCATAAGCTTGGCTGGAGTGTCACACGTGCTCGTACTTTGATGGAAGTAACAGTAGCGATCATCGGCTTTTTCCTCGGAGGCCCTATTGGTGTAGGAACAGTCCTAATGGCTTTTGGTCTAGGCCCTATTGTACAAGTAGCATTAGCCTATAACGAGAAATTATTTACAAAATGGACTGGTGTGAAGAGCGCGATTATTTAA
- a CDS encoding pyridoxamine 5'-phosphate oxidase family protein yields the protein MTSVRDEILEVLNREKIGTMATVENGKPYSRYMTFQNEDFVLYTVTNKHSEKIEELSKNPYTHILYGYDNGGFGDTFVEIEGKLTEIQEEGLKNKLAEFFTGIFIGNKDEMVTLKIEPIRMRLMNKKGEPPKELEFTNDH from the coding sequence ATGACTTCGGTACGTGATGAAATTTTAGAAGTATTAAATCGAGAAAAAATAGGAACGATGGCAACCGTTGAAAATGGCAAGCCGTATTCACGTTATATGACATTCCAAAATGAAGACTTCGTGTTGTATACCGTAACAAATAAGCATTCGGAGAAAATCGAGGAGCTATCGAAAAATCCGTATACACATATTTTATATGGCTACGACAATGGGGGATTTGGTGATACCTTTGTTGAGATAGAAGGGAAGTTAACGGAAATTCAAGAGGAAGGTTTGAAAAATAAATTAGCAGAATTTTTCACAGGAATTTTCATTGGCAATAAAGATGAAATGGTAACACTTAAAATTGAACCCATTCGTATGCGATTGATGAACAAAAAAGGTGAGCCACCAAAAGAGTTAGAATTTACAAACGACCATTGA
- the ade gene encoding adenine deaminase translates to MVEKLQQLTNNIIASQGKLEADFILRNALVADVFTLTWKKADVVVKNGQIIALDTQNHFTANNEEDAAGHYVIPGLIDGHIHIESSMLTPAEFSRVLVPHGVTTVITDPHEIANVAGAEGIQFMLDDAKKAEMDIFVMLPSSVPGTHFEHAGATLTAKDLAPFMTNDHVRGLAEVMDFPAVLNGEASMLEKILLAQQANLVVDGHCAGLTSAQITGYRVAGIHTDHECVTAEEALNRIEQGMYVLIREGSAAKNLRDLLPAVNTVNARRFGFCTDDKYVDELMDEGSINFDVKMAIAEGMEPLQAIQLATINVAECYRLYDRGVLAPGYKADFIVVEDIKEMRAKAVWKDGIKVAENGEMLTARAQPKVPAHIHQSVHLPAMTTDMLAIPFTKGTTANVMEIVPNQLITNHLVVEVPVTDGVFVPSVEQDLLKLAVIERHHQLHTTGLGIVKGFGLQKGAVATTVAHDSHNALVIGTNDADMVMALKRIQEIQGGFVIVADGQILAEMPLTIGGLMTDVTAAEAKSQLASLHNALHELNPHLDFHFLLTFSFVALPVIPALKLTDTGLFDVTTFQHISVEA, encoded by the coding sequence ATGGTAGAAAAACTACAGCAACTAACAAATAACATAATCGCATCACAGGGGAAACTAGAGGCGGATTTTATTTTGCGCAATGCCCTTGTTGCCGATGTTTTTACATTAACTTGGAAAAAGGCCGATGTTGTTGTGAAAAATGGGCAAATTATCGCCCTCGATACCCAAAATCATTTTACTGCTAATAATGAGGAAGATGCTGCGGGTCATTATGTAATTCCTGGGTTAATTGATGGGCATATACATATTGAATCTTCTATGCTTACACCAGCTGAATTTAGTCGTGTCCTTGTTCCTCATGGTGTTACGACAGTTATCACAGATCCACATGAGATTGCTAATGTCGCAGGTGCAGAAGGTATTCAGTTTATGCTAGATGATGCTAAAAAAGCTGAAATGGATATTTTCGTTATGTTACCGTCAAGTGTGCCTGGCACTCATTTTGAACATGCAGGTGCAACTTTGACAGCAAAAGATTTAGCACCCTTTATGACCAATGACCATGTTCGTGGTCTGGCAGAGGTGATGGATTTTCCTGCTGTGTTAAACGGCGAAGCCAGTATGCTTGAAAAAATCTTGTTAGCCCAACAAGCAAATCTAGTTGTAGATGGCCATTGTGCAGGCTTAACAAGCGCGCAAATTACAGGCTACCGTGTGGCAGGTATTCATACCGACCATGAATGTGTGACAGCAGAAGAGGCGTTAAACCGTATAGAGCAAGGAATGTACGTATTAATTCGTGAAGGCTCCGCAGCAAAAAATTTACGTGACTTATTACCAGCAGTAAATACAGTAAATGCCCGTCGATTCGGTTTTTGCACCGATGACAAGTATGTCGATGAATTAATGGATGAAGGTAGCATTAACTTTGACGTAAAAATGGCCATTGCAGAAGGGATGGAACCATTGCAAGCCATTCAATTAGCGACCATTAATGTAGCAGAGTGCTATCGATTATACGATCGGGGTGTTTTAGCACCGGGCTATAAAGCAGACTTTATAGTAGTAGAAGATATAAAGGAAATGCGTGCAAAAGCGGTCTGGAAAGATGGAATCAAAGTCGCTGAAAATGGTGAAATGTTAACAGCTCGTGCGCAACCAAAAGTGCCGGCACATATCCATCAATCTGTCCATTTGCCAGCCATGACAACTGATATGCTTGCCATTCCGTTTACAAAAGGCACGACAGCCAATGTTATGGAAATTGTTCCTAACCAACTGATTACAAATCATTTGGTCGTAGAGGTACCTGTCACAGATGGTGTGTTTGTACCATCTGTAGAGCAGGATTTACTAAAGCTTGCTGTCATTGAGCGCCATCATCAATTGCATACGACAGGGCTAGGTATCGTGAAAGGTTTCGGTTTGCAAAAGGGAGCAGTTGCAACAACGGTAGCCCACGACTCACACAATGCGTTAGTTATTGGAACGAATGATGCAGATATGGTAATGGCCCTCAAGCGTATTCAAGAAATTCAAGGTGGCTTTGTTATTGTGGCTGACGGTCAAATTCTAGCAGAAATGCCGCTAACAATCGGTGGATTAATGACGGATGTAACGGCAGCTGAAGCTAAAAGCCAATTAGCAAGTCTACACAATGCACTTCATGAACTTAATCCTCATTTAGATTTCCATTTTCTTTTAACGTTTTCGTTTGTGGCACTACCTGTTATTCCAGCCTTAAAGTTAACGGATACAGGGTTATTTGATGTGACAACGTTCCAACATATTTCAGTAGAGGCATAG
- a CDS encoding flavodoxin family protein: MHITALYGSSRQHSNSEELANYVLEGISHEKLYLKDLNIVPIHDLRHDAQGFQYVEDDYDHIIQALLTSDIVLFATPIYWYSMSGIMKNVIDRLSHAIRDERFPQLKEQLQTTEAIVLAVGGDDPRIKGLPMIQQFHYIFNFLNMPFSSYIIGKANKPGDIAQDALALTQATLLNKQLQARTTSK, encoded by the coding sequence ATGCACATTACCGCTTTGTATGGTAGCTCCAGACAACACAGCAATAGTGAGGAACTTGCCAACTATGTATTAGAAGGGATCTCCCATGAAAAGTTATATTTAAAGGACTTGAATATTGTACCTATTCATGATTTACGCCATGATGCACAAGGCTTTCAGTATGTAGAGGATGATTACGACCATATTATTCAAGCATTACTGACAAGTGATATCGTTCTTTTTGCCACGCCGATTTATTGGTATAGCATGTCTGGAATCATGAAAAATGTGATTGACCGTCTGAGTCATGCCATTCGTGATGAGCGTTTTCCACAGTTGAAAGAACAGCTACAGACAACAGAAGCGATTGTGCTTGCTGTTGGTGGCGATGATCCACGAATAAAAGGCTTACCGATGATTCAACAATTCCACTATATTTTTAACTTTTTAAATATGCCTTTTTCATCATACATTATCGGAAAAGCCAATAAACCTGGTGACATAGCGCAAGATGCATTAGCTCTGACACAAGCAACATTGCTAAATAAACAGCTTCAAGCCCGCACCACCTCCAAATGA
- a CDS encoding S-layer homology domain-containing protein, protein MKQLVCILLLSLLIVAGNYKVEAAGFSDVTEDHFAYEAVLWAEEYDIIDGYADGTFKPNATITEQQFAKLLANYYELESPYDELKKQTTAGNWADEYYNRLASYGVPLNGYFHNNIRATAIKRGVVAQAITHLAEGKRGLNESIQFLLDSYISTGQNPKYENRDLQKFFGVANHMTRAQVVTLLHRMDSRNFYTISDDAQNIHENQSNVSLNARAINGQRQLDKSMQQVAPSNSAWEGTYTYYYKWGKGATDFNRRDAIISNATSKSFNISLTASDGQQSGSVEGTATITSSTKAIMNKSDDGNRCVLEFEQLKNALKIIEVDCRFAHDEGTNFSGTLKKQ, encoded by the coding sequence ATGAAACAATTAGTGTGTATATTATTGCTTTCATTACTTATCGTTGCTGGGAACTACAAAGTGGAGGCAGCCGGTTTTTCAGATGTAACGGAAGACCATTTTGCTTACGAGGCGGTTTTGTGGGCAGAAGAATATGACATTATCGATGGCTATGCGGACGGTACCTTCAAGCCGAATGCAACCATTACGGAGCAACAATTTGCAAAGTTACTTGCTAATTATTACGAACTAGAGTCCCCATATGATGAGTTAAAAAAGCAGACTACTGCTGGGAACTGGGCAGATGAGTATTATAATCGCCTAGCTAGTTACGGTGTACCGCTCAACGGGTATTTTCATAACAATATTCGAGCAACGGCAATAAAACGTGGTGTCGTTGCACAAGCAATCACCCACCTTGCAGAGGGCAAACGCGGTCTTAATGAATCCATTCAATTTTTACTTGATTCCTATATTTCCACTGGACAAAACCCCAAGTATGAAAATCGTGATTTACAAAAGTTTTTTGGCGTTGCAAACCATATGACACGCGCGCAAGTTGTGACATTGCTTCACCGCATGGATTCAAGGAATTTTTATACGATTTCTGATGATGCACAAAACATTCACGAAAACCAAAGTAACGTTTCATTAAATGCACGAGCGATTAATGGGCAAAGGCAACTCGATAAATCCATGCAACAAGTAGCACCATCTAATAGTGCATGGGAAGGGACGTATACGTATTATTATAAATGGGGCAAAGGAGCGACTGATTTTAATCGCCGTGATGCTATTATTTCAAATGCTACAAGCAAGAGCTTCAACATTTCTTTGACAGCAAGCGATGGACAACAGTCTGGTAGCGTAGAAGGTACAGCTACCATCACGTCTAGCACAAAGGCTATCATGAACAAATCAGACGATGGAAACCGCTGTGTGCTTGAATTTGAACAACTAAAAAATGCACTTAAAATTATTGAAGTAGATTGCCGTTTTGCACATGATGAAGGAACGAACTTTTCAGGCACATTAAAAAAGCAATAA
- a CDS encoding metal ABC transporter solute-binding protein, Zn/Mn family → MKRFLGVMVLMMLLFGCSAENSATEKKEGVVVATTGHIADVIKEIGGDHLTVSALMGPGVDPHLYKATQSDLSKLENAEVIFYNGLQLEGQMLDIFDQMSKDKTVLAVGDKLDKANLLDSEDEGLLHDPHIWFNIDLWKQVVDAVTKTLVAEYPTFKDDFKANEKTYLEKLDELQAYAKKRISEVPDKQRILVTAHDAFNYFGESQGFEVRGLQGLSTEAEYGVKDVQEMVDFLVDNKIKAIFVESSVSDKAMKAVIEGAKQKGHEVAIGGELFSDAMGAEGTEEGTYVGMYQHNIDTIVDALK, encoded by the coding sequence ATGAAACGTTTTTTAGGTGTAATGGTTTTAATGATGTTACTTTTCGGTTGTAGCGCAGAAAATAGCGCAACGGAAAAAAAAGAAGGAGTCGTTGTTGCAACAACGGGGCATATTGCCGATGTGATTAAAGAAATTGGCGGTGACCATTTAACTGTTTCGGCATTGATGGGGCCTGGTGTAGATCCACATTTATATAAAGCAACACAGAGCGATTTATCGAAGTTAGAAAACGCCGAAGTTATTTTTTATAACGGTCTACAATTAGAAGGACAAATGCTCGATATCTTTGATCAAATGTCCAAAGATAAAACTGTGCTAGCTGTCGGGGATAAGTTGGATAAAGCAAATCTACTCGATAGTGAAGATGAAGGGCTTCTACATGATCCGCATATTTGGTTTAACATTGACTTATGGAAACAAGTTGTGGATGCTGTAACGAAAACGCTTGTAGCAGAATATCCAACGTTTAAAGATGACTTTAAAGCAAATGAAAAAACGTATTTGGAAAAATTAGATGAACTACAAGCGTATGCTAAAAAGCGCATTAGTGAAGTGCCAGATAAGCAACGAATATTAGTAACAGCACATGATGCGTTCAACTATTTCGGAGAGAGCCAAGGATTTGAAGTTCGCGGCTTACAGGGGCTAAGTACAGAAGCTGAATATGGTGTGAAAGACGTTCAAGAAATGGTGGACTTTTTAGTAGATAACAAAATTAAAGCAATTTTTGTAGAGTCAAGTGTTTCTGATAAAGCGATGAAAGCTGTTATTGAAGGGGCAAAACAAAAAGGGCATGAAGTTGCCATTGGTGGCGAATTATTCTCAGATGCAATGGGCGCTGAAGGAACAGAAGAAGGCACATACGTTGGGATGTATCAACATAACATCGACACTATTGTCGATGCATTAAAGTAG
- a CDS encoding metal ABC transporter ATP-binding protein — MNALTVENLSVAYDKKTVLENANVTVPSGRLTAIIGPNGAGKSTFLKAILNQLPNKVGKVEILGKLFDPKSLVVGYVPQRNAVDWDFPTNALDIVLMGRYGHTGLFKRPSKQDKLLAKQALESVGMQDFAQRSIGQLSGGQQQRVFLARALAQNATIYFLDEPFAGVDAATEKTIIDILKSLKAQGKSIFVVHHDLQTVKEYFDYTILLNKTILASGATEEVFTPEQLQKTYGGKLFMMQDMLGANSLC, encoded by the coding sequence ATGAATGCATTAACTGTAGAAAATTTATCGGTTGCTTATGATAAGAAAACAGTTTTAGAAAATGCCAACGTCACAGTGCCTAGCGGTCGGCTTACAGCAATTATTGGGCCAAATGGAGCGGGAAAATCGACGTTCTTAAAAGCGATATTAAATCAATTACCAAACAAGGTAGGAAAAGTAGAGATACTAGGAAAGCTATTCGATCCAAAAAGTTTAGTCGTGGGATACGTCCCACAGCGCAATGCCGTTGATTGGGATTTCCCAACGAATGCACTAGATATTGTGCTAATGGGAAGATACGGACATACTGGATTGTTTAAAAGACCATCTAAACAAGATAAGCTTTTAGCAAAGCAAGCTTTGGAAAGTGTAGGCATGCAAGATTTTGCACAGCGTTCCATTGGTCAATTATCAGGAGGTCAACAACAACGTGTATTTTTAGCACGGGCTTTAGCACAAAATGCTACTATCTATTTCTTAGATGAGCCATTTGCTGGTGTTGATGCCGCTACTGAAAAAACAATTATTGATATTTTAAAAAGCTTAAAGGCACAAGGAAAAAGTATATTTGTCGTTCATCATGATTTACAAACAGTAAAAGAATATTTTGATTACACAATTTTATTAAATAAAACGATATTAGCATCCGGTGCAACGGAAGAAGTTTTTACACCAGAACAATTACAAAAAACATACGGTGGCAAACTATTCATGATGCAAGACATGTTAGGAGCGAACAGCCTATGTTAA
- a CDS encoding metal ABC transporter permease, giving the protein MLTGNLLWVLMGTMLLGIAAGITGTFSFLQKQSLVGDAAAHAALPGIALAFLLTGQKDLPILMLGAGITSALSVYCIQWIVSFSKMKADAAIGLVLTVFFGVGVVFLTVVNHSPLGNQSGLNNFIFGKAATMTKADLTWLFLSATIIIIVSLLFYKEWKLLIFDPMYAKGIGLPIEALKATLTVLIVMTIVTGIQSVGVILMSALLIIPAVSAKLWTRKLSSMLVVSAVIGGVSGIVGTFISSTRTGLSTGPLIVLVAAAIFFLSYLFSPAGQMYKYFRKKQFRKQGEVG; this is encoded by the coding sequence ATGTTAACGGGAAACTTGCTTTGGGTATTAATGGGTACGATGTTGCTTGGGATTGCTGCTGGAATAACAGGTACTTTTTCCTTTCTTCAAAAACAAAGTTTAGTGGGTGATGCTGCAGCACATGCAGCATTACCTGGTATTGCCTTAGCATTTTTATTAACAGGGCAAAAAGATTTACCTATATTAATGCTTGGGGCAGGTATAACATCAGCTTTGTCTGTCTACTGTATCCAATGGATTGTTTCATTTTCGAAAATGAAAGCAGATGCTGCTATTGGTTTAGTGCTAACGGTATTTTTCGGGGTAGGTGTTGTATTTTTAACGGTTGTCAATCATAGCCCGCTAGGAAATCAGAGTGGCCTTAACAATTTTATTTTTGGTAAAGCGGCAACAATGACAAAAGCGGATTTAACATGGCTGTTTTTAAGTGCAACAATTATTATAATAGTTAGTTTGTTATTTTATAAGGAATGGAAACTATTAATCTTTGATCCCATGTATGCAAAGGGGATAGGCTTACCGATTGAAGCGTTAAAGGCGACGTTAACCGTTTTGATTGTAATGACAATTGTAACGGGCATTCAATCAGTCGGTGTTATTTTAATGTCAGCGTTGTTAATCATTCCTGCTGTTAGTGCCAAATTATGGACAAGGAAGCTAAGTTCAATGCTTGTAGTTAGTGCAGTAATAGGTGGTGTGTCAGGGATTGTTGGAACCTTTATTAGTTCTACGCGTACAGGCTTATCAACAGGACCTTTAATTGTTTTAGTAGCTGCTGCCATTTTCTTTTTATCTTATTTATTTAGTCCAGCAGGGCAAATGTATAAGTACTTTAGAAAAAAACAGTTTCGAAAGCAAGGTGAAGTAGGATGA
- a CDS encoding metal ABC transporter permease gives MIELWVIITGLLVGITCGMAGVFLILRKMSMIADAISHTVLFGIVMAFIITQTLNGFWMLLGAAVAGILTAYLVQLLHSSGIQQDAAIGVVFTTLFAAGVLLITLFASHVHLDVEHILMGEIAFVPWDKWTFFAITMPKAVWILLLVLFINIGFLLLFFKEMKLATFDSVYAASIGVPILFLHYGFMTSVSFTTVAAFDSVGAILVVAMLIGPAATANLISKSIKQMFLFSMLYGGAAAIIGYYLAKFWDTSIAGMMATAVGLLFIMTLCVQKFMDYKRKALVSKLEGA, from the coding sequence ATGATTGAATTATGGGTCATAATCACGGGTCTTTTGGTTGGTATTACATGTGGGATGGCTGGCGTTTTTTTAATATTACGTAAAATGTCGATGATCGCAGATGCTATTAGCCATACGGTGCTGTTTGGGATTGTGATGGCATTTATCATTACGCAAACATTAAACGGATTTTGGATGCTATTAGGTGCAGCGGTTGCTGGCATTTTAACGGCATACTTAGTGCAGTTATTACATTCTTCAGGTATACAGCAAGATGCTGCAATAGGTGTTGTCTTTACGACGTTATTTGCTGCAGGTGTTCTGCTAATTACATTGTTTGCTAGCCATGTGCATTTAGATGTTGAGCATATCTTAATGGGCGAAATCGCATTTGTTCCTTGGGATAAATGGACGTTCTTTGCCATAACAATGCCAAAAGCTGTCTGGATACTATTGCTTGTATTATTCATTAATATAGGGTTCCTATTATTATTCTTTAAGGAAATGAAGCTTGCAACCTTTGATAGCGTTTATGCAGCGTCCATTGGTGTGCCAATACTTTTCTTACATTATGGTTTTATGACATCCGTTTCCTTTACAACTGTTGCAGCATTTGATAGTGTTGGAGCAATTTTAGTAGTGGCGATGTTAATCGGGCCTGCTGCCACAGCCAATTTAATTAGTAAATCAATTAAACAGATGTTCCTATTCAGTATGTTATATGGAGGGGCAGCGGCGATTATTGGTTATTATTTGGCTAAATTTTGGGACACGTCCATTGCAGGTATGATGGCTACGGCGGTCGGTCTATTATTTATCATGACGTTATGCGTTCAAAAATTTATGGACTATAAACGAAAAGCACTTGTTAGTAAATTAGAAGGGGCTTAA
- a CDS encoding VOC family protein: protein MIKGLYEAHLPVSDLQQSIIFYEKLGLELAYVQQQFAFFWIVKGQSWIGLWECKEAQLDYHPSIRHLAFKIDEEDAGRVKQWLQSIGIEIKTAFGFTPSQQPLVLPNHPHAHAAIYFADPDGNSIELITPLRLDVAEEFPMMSLATWYNRDK from the coding sequence ATGATAAAAGGATTATATGAAGCACATTTACCCGTTAGCGATTTACAACAATCCATTATATTTTATGAAAAGCTAGGGCTTGAATTAGCTTATGTGCAACAGCAATTCGCCTTTTTCTGGATTGTCAAAGGACAAAGTTGGATAGGTTTGTGGGAATGTAAGGAAGCGCAATTAGACTACCATCCGTCTATTCGACATCTCGCTTTTAAAATCGACGAAGAGGATGCAGGACGAGTGAAACAATGGTTACAATCCATTGGTATTGAAATAAAAACAGCATTTGGCTTTACGCCCTCACAACAGCCGCTCGTCTTACCCAATCATCCACATGCCCATGCGGCAATCTATTTTGCCGATCCAGATGGCAATTCTATTGAGCTAATTACGCCATTAAGATTGGATGTTGCTGAAGAATTTCCAATGATGTCTTTAGCAACATGGTACAACAGGGATAAGTAG
- a CDS encoding MFS transporter — protein sequence MWGKRNVWIILLGEFVVGLGLWAGIIGNLAFMQKVVPSDFHKSLIISIGILAGLVVAPLAGRLIDQSKKKTVIQFASVGRILSVFFMFIALYTNSVIWMILFLITLQIAAAFYMPALQSIIPLVVKDKDLMTLNAWQMNARTISRIVGTAAAGLMLSYFELKWLYIVSLIVYIIMYFITNSLKLDEAVNVSVNDKEKGRFKDVYPMLKEHPVVLMTLVLMLIPTLFLGSFNLVIMKITEMHESTTISGLLYTVEGIGFMLGAAGLKYIAERVKIGTLLFGLALIIGLMELMLLLADSTFFALLTFGLFGFSVGCFFPTTMVIFQKQVPKEYHGRFFSFRNMIDSVVFQIVLLSTGMMLDLIGLSGMGIVFGMISLSLTVTFFLFSKKRKVILHAH from the coding sequence ATGTGGGGAAAACGTAATGTTTGGATTATTTTATTAGGTGAATTTGTAGTAGGTCTTGGCTTATGGGCTGGAATTATTGGCAACTTAGCATTTATGCAAAAAGTCGTGCCGTCAGATTTCCATAAATCATTAATTATTTCAATTGGTATATTAGCTGGTCTTGTTGTCGCACCACTCGCAGGGCGGTTGATTGACCAATCAAAGAAAAAAACAGTTATTCAGTTTGCGAGTGTAGGTCGTATTCTAAGTGTGTTCTTTATGTTTATTGCACTGTATACCAACTCTGTAATATGGATGATATTATTTTTAATCACGTTACAAATTGCAGCAGCCTTTTATATGCCTGCTTTACAGTCCATTATACCATTAGTTGTCAAAGATAAAGATTTAATGACTTTGAATGCATGGCAAATGAATGCTCGAACGATTTCAAGAATTGTCGGAACCGCTGCAGCGGGCTTAATGTTAAGCTATTTTGAGTTGAAATGGTTATATATTGTTTCACTAATTGTGTATATTATCATGTATTTTATTACAAATAGTTTAAAGCTTGATGAAGCGGTAAATGTATCTGTCAATGACAAGGAAAAAGGTAGATTTAAGGACGTGTACCCGATGCTAAAGGAGCATCCGGTCGTATTAATGACACTCGTTTTAATGTTAATTCCGACATTATTTTTGGGCTCTTTTAATCTAGTCATTATGAAAATCACTGAAATGCATGAGTCCACGACTATTTCTGGTTTATTATATACAGTTGAAGGAATTGGCTTTATGTTAGGGGCTGCGGGGCTCAAATATATTGCTGAGCGCGTCAAAATAGGGACATTATTATTCGGACTTGCATTGATTATTGGCTTAATGGAGCTCATGTTATTGCTAGCGGATAGTACGTTCTTTGCTTTATTAACATTCGGACTATTTGGTTTTTCTGTCGGTTGCTTTTTCCCAACAACGATGGTGATTTTTCAAAAACAAGTACCGAAAGAATACCACGGGCGATTCTTTTCCTTCCGCAATATGATTGACTCGGTTGTGTTCCAAATTGTGCTGTTGTCAACAGGTATGATGCTTGATTTAATCGGCTTAAGTGGAATGGGTATTGTTTTTGGTATGATTAGTTTAAGTTTAACCGTAACTTTTTTCCTTTTCTCGAAGAAAAGAAAGGTGATTTTACACGCACATTAA